One window from the genome of Candidatus Chlorohelix allophototropha encodes:
- a CDS encoding alkaline phosphatase family protein, with the protein MRRRFLKTRALIIYLAVVGILLLGAYYSPILLRSSLESYLPLDIQVTAPHSLTGTDVGPDARSAGTTKPQSGRVVLIVVNGLGDDDFRGLPALKRLKEGENGATISAGARLFSGSVPAVTPGLVTLLTGASPEITGGYNLDYPSPTTTSPSPAYQLEQVDNLFAASLRSNNTTAFFGSAQWQSALKPEWGYQAAFPVEQPSNDVADAVLNFLKKKSANFTLVQLSAMGYAANAFSSNSPEFSQARESLNTALIRLTSDDQIDLSRTTVLITGDWDTLIKAGDRWAIPLLMVGQAVQPGDWIWGKQEDVTSTIAALLGIEMPRQNMGRILTGMLSIPPVDMAEKLLALVDQRQNLSRAYRARLGLPLPIAVNEPLAVDAEKSVKVASQDYRLGLYDDIEGVIDPVLRYTRNDMGQAREEWYAQARLQRGVLSLVLVLIPLGYFFYRRSLLLWLAFGAALAASALPYLFYAFQGRSFSFNTARLEALRDSSIWRAGFSLLVALVLLALAFDWVERRQQKLVGRVDLDYTVITGLRKAPFPVARLFMACVYLLGGLLYFSAWVWWAWYYWRTGIFGPFGQTNPPLPPDLSSSFLQFMSLNHTTGFLIWMLFAPAIFIVIFWLKRRLLGEGSSEEESHDILAKSRARSTGKDIIKT; encoded by the coding sequence ATGCGACGTCGGTTCCTCAAAACGCGAGCTTTAATTATTTACCTTGCGGTGGTTGGCATATTGCTGCTAGGCGCATATTATTCGCCTATCCTATTGCGCTCATCGCTTGAAAGTTATCTGCCTCTGGATATACAGGTAACTGCCCCACATTCTCTTACCGGAACGGATGTCGGTCCTGATGCGCGTTCGGCGGGAACAACTAAGCCTCAGAGTGGGCGAGTTGTGCTGATTGTGGTCAACGGTTTGGGGGATGATGATTTCAGAGGCTTACCCGCGCTAAAACGACTGAAAGAAGGCGAGAATGGCGCAACTATCAGCGCCGGGGCGCGCCTTTTCTCCGGTTCTGTTCCGGCTGTAACGCCGGGTTTGGTAACGTTACTTACGGGAGCATCCCCTGAAATCACGGGTGGCTACAATCTGGATTATCCCTCTCCCACTACAACTTCACCTTCGCCAGCATATCAGCTTGAGCAGGTGGATAATCTTTTTGCCGCCTCCTTGCGTAGCAACAATACCACTGCCTTTTTCGGTTCAGCGCAGTGGCAAAGTGCTCTCAAGCCTGAATGGGGCTATCAAGCTGCTTTTCCGGTTGAACAGCCCTCAAATGATGTAGCTGACGCAGTTTTGAATTTTCTCAAAAAGAAATCGGCGAACTTTACGCTGGTGCAATTGAGCGCGATGGGTTACGCTGCCAATGCTTTTAGCTCAAATTCTCCAGAATTTTCACAAGCACGCGAAAGTTTAAATACCGCTCTTATCCGCCTAACCAGCGATGACCAGATTGACCTTAGCCGTACTACTGTGCTTATTACAGGCGATTGGGATACGCTTATTAAAGCCGGAGATCGTTGGGCGATACCGCTACTGATGGTCGGTCAGGCAGTACAACCCGGCGATTGGATTTGGGGCAAGCAGGAAGATGTAACCTCAACAATTGCGGCTCTACTCGGTATTGAGATGCCTCGTCAAAATATGGGGCGTATCCTGACCGGGATGCTGTCTATTCCGCCTGTAGATATGGCGGAGAAATTGCTGGCGTTAGTCGATCAACGTCAGAACCTGAGCCGAGCATATCGCGCTAGATTAGGTTTGCCGCTGCCGATTGCGGTAAATGAACCTTTGGCGGTTGATGCGGAAAAGAGCGTTAAGGTAGCCTCTCAGGATTATCGGTTAGGTTTATATGATGATATTGAGGGCGTGATTGACCCGGTTTTGCGCTATACCCGCAACGATATGGGGCAAGCGCGTGAGGAATGGTATGCGCAGGCACGTTTACAACGGGGTGTGCTCTCGCTGGTATTGGTGCTAATACCGCTGGGTTACTTTTTCTACAGACGCAGCCTATTGTTGTGGCTTGCTTTTGGCGCAGCGCTGGCAGCCAGTGCTTTACCCTATCTTTTTTACGCTTTTCAAGGTCGTTCCTTTAGCTTTAATACGGCGCGGTTGGAGGCTTTACGTGATAGCAGCATCTGGAGAGCCGGATTTAGTTTATTGGTGGCGCTGGTGTTGCTGGCGCTTGCGTTCGATTGGGTGGAAAGACGGCAGCAAAAACTGGTAGGGCGGGTCGATTTGGATTATACGGTTATAACCGGTTTGCGAAAAGCGCCTTTCCCGGTAGCTCGGCTTTTCATGGCGTGTGTCTATTTGCTAGGCGGATTGCTCTACTTTAGTGCATGGGTTTGGTGGGCATGGTATTATTGGCGCACCGGAATTTTCGGACCTTTTGGTCAGACTAACCCGCCTTTGCCGCCGGATTTATCCAGCAGTTTTCTACAATTTATGTCCTTGAACCATACTACCGGGTTTTTGATATGGATGTTGTTTGCTCCTGCAATCTTCATTGTGATATTCTGGCTCAAGCGACGTTTGTTGGGTGAAGGTAGCAGCGAAGAGGAATCCCATGATATTCTGGCGAAATCACGCGCTAGAAGCACCGGCAAAGATATTATCAAAACCTAA
- a CDS encoding XdhC family protein encodes MQDILKTIEEWREAGEDIALATVVKTTGPAPRFEGSKMAITRSGKLVGSVSGGCVEGAVFEEAQKVLKSRKPKLLKYGISKETAWDVGLACGGGIEVYLTPLE; translated from the coding sequence ATGCAAGATATACTCAAAACCATAGAAGAATGGCGCGAAGCGGGCGAAGATATTGCCCTCGCTACAGTGGTTAAAACCACCGGACCAGCGCCGCGCTTTGAAGGCTCAAAAATGGCGATCACCCGCAGCGGCAAGCTAGTTGGTTCGGTTAGCGGCGGTTGCGTGGAAGGGGCAGTTTTTGAAGAAGCTCAGAAAGTGCTGAAATCCCGCAAACCGAAATTGCTGAAGTACGGTATTAGTAAGGAAACGGCGTGGGATGTAGGGCTTGCCTGTGGCGGTGGAATTGAAGTTTATCTTACACCGCTGGAGTAA
- a CDS encoding HpcH/HpaI aldolase family protein, with translation MRSNFVKAKLKNGEPAIGLWHNLPGLNNARLLAYVGFDWVVVDFEHAPQNPALLTETVAAIAGAGVSAPLVRLPFNSVEWFKWSLDAGAWGVIVPMVETRQEAEQAVSWSKYPPLGTRSFGGSMACLSFSTTDRQEYLTKANDEILVALQIESAKGLANVEEILSVPGVDVAFVGPNDLHGSLGLPPSNEGAEPEFVAALEKIKAAARKYNVALGMFCSNGDTAAQRIREGFQMVNATSDASSLLTAATQNLQKARG, from the coding sequence ATGCGCTCCAATTTTGTCAAAGCAAAGTTGAAAAATGGCGAGCCTGCAATTGGTCTGTGGCATAATTTACCGGGTCTTAACAATGCTCGTTTGCTGGCGTATGTCGGTTTTGATTGGGTGGTGGTGGATTTTGAACATGCTCCGCAGAACCCGGCTTTGCTGACAGAAACGGTTGCCGCAATCGCAGGGGCGGGAGTCAGTGCGCCGTTAGTTCGCCTACCCTTCAATAGCGTTGAGTGGTTTAAATGGTCGCTGGATGCCGGAGCATGGGGCGTAATTGTGCCTATGGTAGAAACTCGGCAGGAAGCAGAACAGGCAGTTAGTTGGAGTAAATATCCACCACTGGGTACGCGCAGTTTTGGTGGTTCAATGGCATGCCTTAGCTTTAGTACAACTGATCGTCAGGAGTATCTCACCAAAGCCAATGATGAAATCCTAGTAGCGTTGCAGATTGAGAGCGCGAAAGGTTTGGCGAACGTGGAAGAGATTTTGAGCGTTCCCGGTGTAGATGTAGCTTTTGTAGGACCAAATGATTTGCATGGTTCGCTTGGTTTGCCGCCTAGCAACGAAGGCGCAGAGCCTGAGTTTGTGGCAGCGTTGGAAAAAATCAAAGCGGCAGCCCGCAAGTATAATGTAGCCTTAGGTATGTTTTGCAGTAACGGTGATACAGCGGCGCAGCGTATTCGGGAAGGCTTTCAGATGGTTAACGCTACCAGCGATGCTTCCAGCTTGCTAACTGCGGCGACTCAGAATCTTCAAAAAGCGCGAGGCTAA
- a CDS encoding ATP-binding protein: protein MPLYNRLAAQAEQLLLYRDVLNDVIGQNFLKLLRLYSYAGAQPDEVGTVYTELFGLLTNEAEFYEGEIVGDVWQNHLLDRILDSKNPFSLKAGREIAPSTRQATLRDMALLRKFFILSSAVIADEARRILDEPLLPSWDHFNPASASPTPQDSPRLAFKKKFAVSHDWSALAIELEQHYVHQGVDDLARYYGFRWQRPQAMLEPVPDIDPIRLEELVGYSNEQAVIVQNTAQFLAGLPANNVLLYGARGTGKSSTVKGLLNRYGSQGLRLIEVHKDWLSDYPQIAKMVRGRREKFILFVDDLSFEEDEVSYKDLKALLEGTIEARPSNLLIYATSNRRHLIREQFSDNPGAGQQEEIAAWDTVEEKLSLSDRFGLIVTFVTPSQQKYIEIVFSLAANTGIEMEREDLRRRALQWELSHSGRSGRVARQFIDHLNGQIVLSRQNLKQ from the coding sequence ATGCCACTTTATAACCGACTGGCAGCACAGGCGGAGCAGTTATTGTTGTACCGCGATGTTTTAAATGATGTAATCGGGCAAAACTTTCTTAAACTATTGCGGCTCTACTCTTATGCCGGCGCTCAGCCGGATGAGGTTGGTACGGTTTATACCGAACTTTTCGGACTCCTGACCAATGAAGCCGAGTTTTATGAGGGTGAGATTGTCGGAGATGTGTGGCAGAACCATCTGTTGGATCGAATACTGGACTCCAAAAACCCCTTCAGCCTTAAAGCGGGACGTGAAATAGCGCCTAGCACCCGCCAAGCTACTTTGCGAGACATGGCTTTGCTTCGCAAGTTTTTTATTCTCAGTTCTGCCGTTATTGCGGACGAAGCGCGTCGTATTCTGGATGAACCTTTGTTACCATCGTGGGATCACTTTAACCCGGCAAGCGCCAGCCCTACCCCCCAAGACTCCCCGCGCTTGGCTTTCAAGAAGAAGTTTGCGGTTAGTCACGATTGGAGCGCGTTAGCGATCGAACTAGAACAGCATTATGTTCATCAGGGCGTGGATGATTTGGCGCGTTATTATGGCTTTCGCTGGCAACGTCCTCAAGCAATGCTTGAACCTGTGCCGGACATTGACCCTATTCGCCTTGAGGAATTGGTAGGCTATTCAAATGAGCAAGCGGTGATTGTGCAAAACACGGCGCAATTTTTAGCAGGGCTTCCCGCTAACAATGTGCTACTTTACGGGGCGCGTGGGACGGGAAAAAGCTCAACGGTAAAAGGCTTACTCAATCGCTACGGTTCGCAAGGTTTGCGCTTAATCGAGGTTCATAAGGATTGGTTGAGCGACTACCCACAAATTGCCAAGATGGTGAGAGGTAGGCGCGAGAAATTCATCCTGTTTGTGGATGATTTGTCCTTTGAGGAAGACGAGGTTTCCTACAAAGACCTTAAAGCCTTATTGGAAGGCACAATAGAGGCGCGTCCTTCTAACTTGCTGATATATGCTACCTCCAATCGTCGCCATCTTATCCGCGAGCAATTCAGCGATAACCCCGGTGCAGGGCAGCAGGAAGAAATAGCTGCATGGGATACGGTGGAAGAAAAGCTCTCTTTGAGCGATCGCTTCGGCTTGATTGTCACTTTCGTAACGCCAAGCCAGCAAAAATATATCGAAATTGTTTTTTCGCTGGCAGCTAACACCGGGATTGAGATGGAAAGAGAGGATTTGCGCCGCCGCGCTTTGCAATGGGAGTTGAGCCATAGCGGACGAAGTGGGCGCGTAGCTCGTCAGTTTATAGATCATCTCAACGGGCAAATCGTGCTATCACGTCAAAATTTGAAGCAATAA
- a CDS encoding electron transfer flavoprotein subunit beta/FixA family protein, with the protein MKIVVCVKQVPITTGTNKIDPNTLRIVREGVDAELDPADEYGIEAALQLIEAQGGEITLVSMGPDRAIEAIRRGLAMGADKAIHISDPALSGSDALTTARILAAAIKRVNPDLVICATESSDAYTGIVPAGIAQLLDIPQLTFAKKLTVENGKATIQRQIEGGYQTVEASLPALVTVTGSINEPRYPALKGIMQAKKKPVETLTAADLGFATSEVGSAGAKERVLGWNPAPQRQAGVLIKDDGNAAVAIADYLQKLKVI; encoded by the coding sequence TTGAAAATCGTTGTCTGTGTAAAACAGGTTCCCATTACCACCGGAACCAACAAAATTGACCCAAACACCCTCCGAATCGTACGTGAAGGTGTAGATGCCGAACTCGACCCGGCAGATGAATATGGTATCGAAGCAGCTCTCCAACTGATTGAAGCGCAGGGTGGAGAAATCACGCTCGTTTCGATGGGACCTGACCGAGCTATTGAAGCCATCAGGCGCGGCTTGGCGATGGGCGCAGATAAAGCAATTCATATCAGCGACCCGGCGTTGTCAGGTAGCGATGCACTAACTACCGCTCGTATTCTGGCAGCCGCAATAAAACGAGTAAATCCTGATCTGGTTATTTGCGCTACTGAAAGTAGTGATGCCTACACCGGCATAGTCCCCGCCGGTATTGCGCAATTATTGGATATTCCTCAACTCACTTTTGCCAAGAAACTGACGGTGGAAAACGGCAAAGCGACAATTCAGCGCCAGATTGAGGGCGGTTACCAGACGGTTGAAGCCAGTTTGCCAGCGTTAGTAACCGTAACCGGCAGCATCAACGAACCGCGCTATCCCGCTTTAAAAGGTATTATGCAAGCTAAAAAGAAGCCGGTAGAAACCCTAACCGCCGCCGATCTTGGCTTTGCCACCTCTGAAGTTGGTTCTGCGGGCGCAAAAGAGCGGGTATTGGGTTGGAATCCTGCTCCACAGCGTCAAGCCGGTGTTCTTATCAAAGATGATGGAAACGCAGCGGTAGCAATTGCCGATTATCTGCAAAAGCTTAAAGTTATTTAG
- a CDS encoding electron transfer flavoprotein subunit alpha/FixB family protein, whose amino-acid sequence MAKILVLAELKEGVVQKVALELVSKARTLGEVTAVVLGTGAGAQAAILGEYGAQTVLISEDAAYTTYLAEPGAETLAYLIEQIAPSLVLIGGTYDGRDIAGRVNAKLGSGVITDAGEISFEGGALKVTVPWYSATTIVDVTSPSNAPLVMVKPKTFAAEKLEGAAVPTVEKISFTPSDKSKRARILETVMEKSEGPSLEEANVVISGGRGLKDAKNFELLHKLAEPLNAAVGATRAVVDSGWVSYSMQVGQTGKTVKPNVYIAVGISGAIQHTVGMKGSKNIIAINTDEEAPIFKVSDLGIVGDSLKILPALTEELKKRRG is encoded by the coding sequence ATGGCAAAGATTCTGGTACTTGCAGAACTCAAAGAAGGCGTGGTACAGAAAGTCGCGCTGGAATTGGTCTCTAAAGCCCGTACTCTGGGCGAAGTGACAGCAGTAGTATTGGGAACCGGCGCAGGGGCGCAAGCAGCAATATTGGGCGAGTATGGGGCGCAAACTGTGCTGATCAGCGAGGATGCCGCCTATACAACCTATCTTGCTGAACCCGGCGCGGAAACACTGGCTTATCTGATTGAGCAAATCGCTCCTTCGCTGGTTTTAATCGGCGGAACATATGATGGGCGTGATATAGCAGGACGGGTAAACGCAAAACTGGGTAGTGGCGTGATAACCGATGCGGGTGAAATCAGCTTTGAGGGGGGCGCACTTAAAGTTACCGTTCCATGGTATAGTGCCACAACTATTGTTGATGTTACCTCCCCTAGCAACGCTCCATTGGTAATGGTAAAACCCAAAACCTTTGCTGCCGAAAAGTTGGAAGGTGCGGCTGTGCCAACGGTGGAAAAAATAAGCTTCACTCCTTCCGATAAAAGCAAGCGCGCCCGTATTCTTGAAACCGTCATGGAAAAGAGCGAAGGTCCAAGCCTCGAAGAAGCCAACGTGGTTATCAGTGGCGGACGTGGTTTGAAAGATGCGAAGAACTTCGAGCTACTTCACAAACTTGCCGAGCCTCTTAACGCAGCGGTGGGCGCTACTCGCGCCGTAGTGGATAGCGGTTGGGTATCGTACAGTATGCAGGTGGGGCAGACGGGCAAAACCGTTAAACCCAACGTGTATATTGCGGTCGGCATCAGCGGAGCGATTCAACATACCGTTGGTATGAAAGGCTCCAAAAACATTATTGCTATCAATACAGACGAGGAAGCCCCTATCTTTAAGGTGTCAGACCTCGGCATTGTAGGGGATAGCCTGAAAATTCTCCCGGCGCTAACCGAAGAACTGAAAAAGCGCAGGGGCTAA
- a CDS encoding heterodisulfide reductase-related iron-sulfur binding cluster, whose amino-acid sequence MNAPNESWIGRIIFVLLAGAAIYFFVARVIKLVNVLKQGQNENRFDQPGKRIWLFVKGVLLQERLWRRFWPGLAHTLTFWGFLIIQFGLIEFIFQGLTGIAIPLLDSRPFAILLDIFLALVIISLVYFAIRRAFVKPKVLTTTTDAWIILGLIAGVVLTLLFAEAFAWRANPIAEHGYAPIGRRLGELLIPSSGNWPTPTEATQSVRDFAGILWSVTWWAHMAVFFSFLAYLPSSKHLHLLGSFFTTYFQNLGAKGKLRSYGNTDELEKRMEEEKPIGASKIEDFTWRDLLDTYSCTECGRCTSVCPANLTGKPLNPKKIIIDLKTELFMQSGLGFVGHKMPAEETTGAADSGGESGKSGHGELPPLVGGLTSHEELWACTTCRACMTECPVFIEHVPKIVDMRRYLVMQESDFPKEITPVFNNLERNSNPWQINNKERADWLKSLPEHLQHRQMAEIDEDEGIEVLFWVGCMGSFDNRNKKISVNLALLMDEAGIKWGILGKEESCTGDAARRMGNEYLFATLAQQNIEILNAYKESHKFKKIVTGCPHCFNTIKNEYPEFGGNFEVVHHSKLVAQLIEEGRIKAGDGLDTDKVTYHDPCYLGRYNDIYDAPRYTLNSLGNGVKKLELSEMPRNRDKSFCCGAGGGQAWMEEKIGTRVNQTRVQEAADTGAEVVAASCPFCISMFEDGIKGRQLEEKIKVQDITELVMLSKNKKALPMAKPE is encoded by the coding sequence ATGAACGCTCCTAACGAGAGTTGGATAGGTCGTATAATCTTTGTTTTACTGGCAGGCGCAGCGATATATTTCTTCGTTGCCCGTGTGATAAAGCTGGTAAACGTACTAAAACAGGGTCAAAATGAGAATCGCTTTGACCAACCCGGCAAACGAATCTGGTTATTCGTCAAGGGCGTATTACTTCAGGAAAGGCTCTGGCGCAGGTTCTGGCCCGGCTTGGCGCATACCCTCACTTTTTGGGGCTTTTTAATAATTCAGTTCGGGTTGATTGAGTTTATTTTTCAGGGTCTAACCGGAATCGCAATTCCGCTGCTCGACTCACGCCCCTTTGCCATCTTGCTGGATATATTTCTAGCGTTGGTAATTATTTCGCTAGTTTATTTTGCCATTCGCCGTGCCTTTGTAAAACCAAAGGTATTGACCACAACTACTGATGCGTGGATTATTCTAGGTCTTATCGCCGGAGTTGTGCTTACGTTGTTATTTGCCGAAGCCTTTGCATGGCGAGCCAACCCCATAGCCGAACACGGTTACGCGCCTATAGGAAGGCGTTTGGGTGAGCTATTAATCCCATCCTCCGGTAATTGGCCCACTCCTACCGAAGCAACCCAAAGTGTGCGGGATTTTGCAGGCATACTTTGGTCTGTCACATGGTGGGCGCATATGGCAGTATTTTTCTCGTTCCTAGCGTATCTACCTTCCTCCAAACATTTGCACTTGCTCGGCAGTTTCTTCACCACTTATTTTCAGAATCTCGGCGCAAAAGGTAAACTCCGTAGCTATGGAAATACCGATGAGCTAGAAAAGCGCATGGAAGAAGAAAAACCCATCGGCGCTTCTAAGATAGAAGATTTTACTTGGAGAGACTTGCTGGATACCTATAGCTGTACCGAGTGTGGACGTTGTACCTCCGTATGTCCGGCTAATCTGACCGGAAAGCCGCTAAACCCTAAGAAAATCATCATTGATCTGAAAACCGAACTCTTTATGCAAAGTGGGTTAGGGTTTGTTGGTCATAAAATGCCTGCCGAAGAAACCACCGGAGCAGCAGATAGCGGTGGTGAATCAGGCAAGAGCGGACATGGGGAATTGCCGCCGCTGGTAGGTGGGCTTACCAGCCATGAGGAATTATGGGCTTGCACTACCTGCCGCGCCTGTATGACCGAGTGCCCGGTGTTTATAGAACATGTGCCAAAAATCGTAGATATGCGCCGATATTTGGTTATGCAGGAAAGCGATTTCCCGAAAGAGATTACGCCAGTGTTTAACAACCTAGAGCGTAACAGTAACCCATGGCAAATTAATAACAAAGAACGCGCCGATTGGCTTAAGAGCTTGCCCGAACACCTACAACACCGCCAAATGGCTGAAATTGATGAGGATGAGGGAATCGAGGTGTTGTTCTGGGTCGGTTGTATGGGCAGTTTCGACAACCGCAACAAGAAGATTTCGGTTAACTTGGCGTTGTTGATGGACGAAGCAGGCATCAAGTGGGGTATTTTGGGCAAGGAAGAAAGTTGCACCGGAGACGCAGCGCGCCGTATGGGCAACGAGTATCTATTTGCAACCCTCGCCCAGCAAAATATCGAAATATTGAACGCCTACAAAGAAAGCCATAAATTCAAAAAGATTGTGACAGGCTGCCCGCACTGCTTCAACACTATCAAAAACGAGTATCCTGAATTTGGTGGCAATTTTGAAGTGGTACATCACTCCAAGTTGGTGGCACAACTCATCGAAGAAGGCCGCATCAAGGCAGGAGATGGATTGGACACCGATAAAGTGACCTACCATGACCCTTGCTACCTCGGACGCTACAACGATATTTATGATGCACCGCGTTATACCTTGAACAGCCTCGGTAACGGTGTGAAAAAGTTGGAGCTCTCTGAAATGCCGCGTAACCGCGACAAAAGTTTCTGTTGCGGAGCGGGTGGTGGTCAAGCTTGGATGGAAGAGAAAATCGGCACCCGCGTAAACCAGACTCGAGTACAGGAAGCCGCCGATACCGGCGCAGAAGTAGTGGCAGCATCTTGCCCATTCTGCATCTCGATGTTTGAGGACGGTATCAAGGGTCGCCAATTGGAGGAAAAGATCAAAGTGCAGGATATTACCGAACTGGTAATGCTCAGCAAAAACAAAAAAGCCCTTCCAATGGCTAAACCGGAATAA
- the purQ gene encoding phosphoribosylformylglycinamidine synthase I, with product MQSQKVRVLVLRTAGINCDQEMVEAWRYVGAQVDLKHINEVADKDSIKTLERYQIMAIPGGFSYGDDLGAGKLMANELMFRMREAFLAFVAAGKPLIGICNGFQILAKAGLFGDLTLTNNASGKFECRWVHLKVEPDSNCIFTKGLDKLYLPVAHGEGRVVVKDNSTLSEIEKNRQIALRYTDEFGNAPEYPDNPNGSVAHIAGTSNSKGTVFGLMPHPERFISPVNHPRWSRIKGSEGEIQEGDGAKIFRNAIEYVAG from the coding sequence GTGCAGTCTCAAAAAGTTCGGGTGTTGGTGTTACGTACCGCCGGAATTAACTGCGATCAGGAAATGGTTGAAGCCTGGCGCTATGTGGGCGCACAGGTTGACCTGAAACATATCAATGAAGTTGCCGATAAAGATTCGATCAAAACCCTCGAACGATACCAGATAATGGCTATACCCGGTGGCTTTTCCTACGGAGATGATCTGGGAGCCGGTAAACTGATGGCGAACGAGCTGATGTTTCGGATGAGAGAAGCCTTTTTAGCATTTGTAGCGGCTGGAAAGCCTTTGATTGGTATTTGTAACGGGTTTCAGATTTTGGCAAAAGCTGGTTTGTTTGGAGATCTAACGCTGACTAACAACGCCTCCGGCAAATTCGAGTGTCGTTGGGTGCATTTGAAGGTTGAACCTGACAGCAATTGCATTTTTACCAAAGGTTTGGACAAGCTTTATCTGCCGGTAGCACATGGCGAAGGGCGGGTAGTGGTAAAAGATAATTCAACTTTGTCGGAAATTGAAAAGAACCGCCAAATTGCTCTACGCTACACCGATGAATTTGGCAACGCACCGGAATATCCCGACAACCCGAACGGGTCGGTAGCGCATATCGCAGGCACTAGCAATAGCAAAGGCACCGTCTTTGGCTTGATGCCGCACCCCGAACGTTTTATTTCCCCTGTCAATCACCCGCGTTGGTCTCGCATCAAGGGCAGCGAAGGCGAAATCCAAGAGGGAGATGGCGCGAAAATATTCCGCAACGCGATTGAATACGTTGCCGGATAA
- a CDS encoding FtsW/RodA/SpoVE family cell cycle protein translates to MEKSIWRFFDIPLLIGVLITALFGVLMVYSATHTDPALSPLNMHIKQLTVGVGLGMILLFLMARMDYHFFEYVTFIVYILCVGLLFLVRVIGQTTSGSTRWIDLGFTDIQPSEPAKLLMVIVLARFYATNEHRIQRFPVFATSLLVAAPAVILVFIQPDLGTTMVLIAIWFGMAWAGGTNLVHLFGLIFIAVPIVLLIWFAPDLTGGKVQIFSDYQYERFHSFWDPNYSDPSQRRNLEVSNKAVVGGGLLGQGYASGVQNTMNYLSIRHTDFIFSVIAEEFGFVGSIALLVLLALILTRILHIAQKSNDSYGRMICAGVFTMLFFQVFINVGMNLGLFPVTGIPLPLISNGNSAMWTMFISLGIVESVSMRHQRDTTWYYRSGAIAD, encoded by the coding sequence ATGGAAAAATCTATTTGGCGTTTTTTTGATATTCCTCTGCTCATCGGTGTACTTATCACAGCCCTTTTCGGTGTATTGATGGTGTATAGCGCCACTCACACCGACCCTGCCCTTTCTCCTCTCAATATGCACATCAAGCAATTAACCGTAGGGGTTGGTCTCGGTATGATTCTGCTGTTTTTGATGGCAAGGATGGATTATCACTTTTTTGAATATGTGACTTTTATAGTTTATATACTTTGCGTTGGTTTGCTATTTTTGGTGCGTGTAATTGGGCAAACTACCTCCGGTTCTACTCGCTGGATTGATTTAGGCTTTACCGATATACAGCCTTCAGAACCTGCTAAGTTGCTAATGGTGATTGTGCTGGCACGTTTTTATGCCACCAACGAACATCGTATCCAACGCTTTCCGGTATTTGCAACCTCTCTTTTGGTGGCTGCGCCCGCCGTGATTCTGGTATTTATCCAGCCAGATCTTGGTACTACTATGGTTTTGATCGCTATTTGGTTTGGGATGGCGTGGGCGGGTGGCACTAATCTGGTGCATCTATTTGGTTTAATTTTTATAGCTGTGCCGATTGTTTTACTTATTTGGTTTGCACCCGACCTTACCGGCGGGAAAGTTCAAATCTTCTCCGACTATCAGTATGAACGTTTTCATAGTTTCTGGGACCCGAATTATTCCGACCCAAGCCAGCGCCGAAACCTCGAAGTATCTAATAAAGCGGTAGTAGGCGGCGGTTTATTGGGGCAAGGTTATGCCAGTGGTGTTCAGAATACTATGAATTATCTGAGTATTCGTCACACTGACTTTATCTTTTCAGTAATAGCGGAGGAATTTGGTTTTGTGGGTTCAATCGCCTTGCTGGTATTGCTGGCTCTCATTCTGACAAGGATTTTGCATATTGCTCAGAAAAGTAATGATAGTTACGGGCGTATGATTTGTGCTGGTGTGTTTACTATGCTCTTTTTCCAGGTATTTATTAATGTGGGAATGAATTTGGGACTATTTCCGGTGACCGGTATTCCATTGCCCTTGATTAGTAATGGCAATAGCGCGATGTGGACGATGTTTATCTCACTTGGAATAGTCGAAAGCGTTTCTATGCGTCACCAACGCGACACAACTTGGTATTATCGTAGTGGCGCAATCGCAGATTAA